The Megalops cyprinoides isolate fMegCyp1 chromosome 10, fMegCyp1.pri, whole genome shotgun sequence genome window below encodes:
- the syngap1b gene encoding synaptic Ras GTPase activating protein 1b isoform X3 — MSYVPFQDARCAAPPSYRPHGPSLAPSYDRPGWNPRLCVISGNQLYMLDQEEVHPLLMRERRSESHRNKLLRRTVSVPVEGRHHPEIEHARARRKSIATGKQPSMEIPPTAPPQPFRQSSFLSRRLKGSIKRAKSQPKLDRTSSFRQMILPRFRSADQDRTRLMQSFKESHSHESLLSPSSAAEALDLTLDEDAIIKPVHSSILGQEYCFEVTTASGTKCFACRSAAERDKWIENLQRAVKPNKDNSRRVDNVLKLWIIEARELPAKKRYYCELCLDDMLYARTTSKPRTDTVFWGEHFEFNNLPAVRNLRLHLYKETDKKRRKEKSTYLGLVSIPISSITGRQFVEQWYPVIQPSVLAKGGGVGGGKIINASLRLKARYQTMSILPMELYKEFAEYVTNNYRTLCAVLEPLLSVKSKEEVACALVHILQSTGKAKDFLSDMAMCEVDRFMDREHLIFRENTLATKAIEEYLKLIGHKYLKDAIGEFIRALYESEENCEVDPMRTPPSVLPDHQANLRMCCELALCKIVNSHCVFPRELKEVFASWRVRCAERGREDIADRLISNSLFLRFLCPAIMSPSLFNLTQEYPDEQTSRTLTLIAKVVQNLANFSKFGSKEEYMWFMNEFLEMEWGSMQQFLYEISNLDSMTNAGGFEGYIDLGRELSILHSLLWEVMAQLSKDAIIKLGPLPRLLNDISMALRNPHLQRQPSHQTDRPPPERQTDRLLSRPSFNRGISSDYQSFMMRDLNSSIDITRLPSPTSGLSSGGVMSSRASMGGFADRDHQHRASKDVFYVTRPPLARSSPAYCTSSSDITEPDPKSVGDMLNSSQASISGLGSYGGLGGLGSGLGGPLRAGGRLSAGSGGSSMSGGLRLSQLSQMGTTTDSLSQQQQQQAAALRYPLSFQNPLFHMASDGPQLHHQHSRAQPPPPLLLAPEPETAHPAYIPAFGHGGFSRSEDLSTLRPGAAGLGQPSIIHSHSYSDDYTRHNQADYGRRQLSVHMQENIQQQQQQQHLGATPPSTVHPVRQTSIAPPQRVKSQTSHQLSVSSAAAPPPPAKVRPPSGNLLQSPESGFGGRQQAPRQQLSVKDSPAPGLPHQQSSVRESQGPQGPQGGVTQTAQQSQQQQQPPQQHLLKPTISKQGSQSPSTLNPPTPASERTVAWVSNMPHLSADIESSRIDREEFKLKEYSKSMDESRLDRVREYEEEIHSLKERLMLSHRKLEEYERRLQSQEQQTSKILQEYQSRLEDSERRLRQQQLEKDSQIKGIINRLMAVEDELRGGAVSDLKPRMFAEQEEQFSSLGSADPGVNAGGGGMTIVPGSGASSSGVSSASSPWNGVLPPPLTPPPLPPLRLHPNQNGELGGSQTSSTMTAVMAHGTTATARSGGGAAIHKASRKPIWNLIG; from the exons AGTTTCCTCAGTAGAAGGTTGAAGGGCTCCATCAAGCGGGCCAAGAGTCAGCCCAAACTGGACCGCACCAGCAGCTTCCGCCAAATGATTCTGCCCCGCTTCCGCAGCGCCGATCAGGACAG GACTCGTCTGATGCAGAGCTTCAAGGAGTCACACTCCCATGAGTCCTTGCTGTCCCCCAGCAGTGCAGCTGAGGCTCTAGACCTCACATTGGACGAGGATGCCATCATTAAACCTGTCCACTCCAGTATTCTAGGACAGGAATACTGCTTTGAG GTGACTACAGCATCGGGGACTAAGTGCTTCGCCTGTCGCTcggctgcagagagagacaaatggaTCGAGAATCTGCAGAGAGCCGTAAAACCCAACAAG GACAACAGCCGGCGGGTGGACAATGTCCTGAAGCTGTGGATCATTGAGGCGCGGGAGCTGCCGGCCAAGAAGCGCTACTACTGCGAGCTGTGCCTGGACGACATGCTGTACGCCCGCACCACCAGCAAGCCCCGCACCGACACCGTCTTCTGGGGTGAGCACTTCGAGTTCAACAACCTGCCGGCCGTCCGCAACCTGCGCCTGCACCTCTACAAGGAGACGGACAAGAAGAGACGCAAG GAGAAGAGCACTTACCTGGGCCTGGTCAGCATCCCTATCTCCAGTATCACGGGCCGGCAGTTCGTGGAGCAGTGGTACCCCGTCATCCAGCCCAGCGTCCTGGCCAAGGGAGGAGGTGTAGGGGGAGGCAAGATCATCAATGCCTCCCTGCGCCTCAAGGCCCGCTACCAGACCATGAGCATCCTGCCCATGGAGCTGTACAAGGAGTTTGCAGAGTACGTCACCAACAACTACCGCACGCTGTGCGCTGTGCTGGAGCCATTGCTGAGCGTCAAGAGCAAAGAGGAGGTGGCCTGTGCACTGGTGCACATACTGCAAAGCACTGGGAAGGCCAAG GACTTCCTGTCAGACATGGCAATGTGTGAGGTAGACAGATTCATGGACCGGGAACATCTCATATTCAGAGAGAACACTCTGGCCACCAAAGCCATAGAAGAGTACCTCAAGCTGATTGGACACAAGTACCTCAAGGATGCCATTG GTGAGTTCATAAGAGCTCTGTACGAATCAGAGGAGAACTGTGAGGTTGACCCTATGAGAACTCCGCCCTCCGTCCTGCCCGACCATCAAGCCAATCTCCGTATGTGTTGTGAGCTGGCGCTCTGCAAGATCGTCAACTCTCATTG TGTGTTTCCACGGGAGCTGAAGGAGGTCTTCGCCTCTTGGAGAGTCCGCTGTGccgagagggggagagaggacatCGCCGACCGCCTCATCAGCAACTCCCTCTTCCTGCGCTTCCTCTGCCCGGCCATCATGTCCCCGTCCCTCTTCAACCTGACCCAGGAGTACCCAGACGAGCAGACCTCCCGCACCCTAACCCTCATCGCCAAGGTGGTGCAGAACCTGGCCAACTTCTCCAA GTTTGGCAGTAAAGAGGAGTATATGTGGTTTATGAACGAATTCCTGGAGATGGAGTGGGGCTCCATGCAGCAGTTCCTGTACGAAATCTCCAACCTGGACAGCATGACCAATGCTGGGGGCTTCGAGGGCTACATCGACCTGGGCCGGGAGCTGTCCATTCTGCACAGTCTGCTGTGGGAGGTCATGGCCCAGCTCAGTAAG GATGCTATAATCAAACTGGGGCCCTTACCACGGCTCTTAAATGACATTAGCATGGCCCTGCGGAACCCCCACCTTCAGAGGCAGCCCAGCCACCAGACGGACAGACCACcccctgagagacagacagacagactgctcTCCCGGCCCAGCTTCAACCGGGGCATATCCTCAGACTACCAGAGCTTCATGATGAGAGACCTTAACAG TTCCATAGACATCACTCGACTGCCTTCACCTACCTCTGGTCTCTCCAGCGGCGGGGTCATGTCCTCGCGGGCGAGCATGGGGGGCTTCGCGGACCGGGACCACCAGCATCGGGCCTCTAAAGATGTATTCTACGTGACCCGCCCCCCTTTGGCTCGATCCAGCCCGGCCTACTGTACGAGCAGTTCTGACATTACCGAGCCAGACCCAAAG TCTGTGGGCGACATGCTCAACTCCTCCCAAGCCTCCATCTCCGGTCTGGGCAGCTATGGGGGGCTGGGAGGCCTCGGGAGTGGTCTCGGGGGGCCGCTGCGCGCAGGGGGACGCCTGTCGGCCGGCTCGGGGGGATCCAGCATGTCCGGCGGCCTGCGGCTGAGCCAGCTGAGCCAAATGGGGACCACCACGGACTCCCTgtcgcagcagcagcagcagcaagcgGCTGCCCTCCGCTACCCCCTGTCCTTCCAGAACCCCCTGTTCCACATGGCCTCCGACGGTCCCCAGCTGCACCACCAGCACAGCCGAGCCcagcctcctccacctctcctcctcgCTCCCGAGCCCGAGACCGCCCACCCCGCCTACATCCCAGCCTTCGGCCACGGCGGCTTCTCCCGCAGCGAGGACCTGTCCACCTTGCGACCCGGGGCAGCCGGCCTTGGCCAGCCCAGCATCATCCACTCCCACAGCTACAGCGACGACTACACCCGGCACAACCAGGCCGACTACGGCCGCCGGCAGCTGTCTGTCCACATGCAG GAAAAtatccagcagcagcagcagcagcagcaccttgGCGCCACACCTCCTTCCACCGTTCACCCAGTCCGCCAGACCTCCATCGCCCCCCCGCAGCGCGTCAAATCCCAGACCTCCCACCAGCTGTCAGTCAGTTCGGCGGCCGCTCCTCCACCCCCGGCCAAGGTGCGCCCGCCCAGTGGCAATCTCCTCCAATCCCCGGAGTCTGGATTCGGGGGCCGGCAACAGGCTCCCCGGCAACAGCTGTCTGTCAAGGACAGCCCCGCCCCTGGCCTGCCACACCAGCAGAGTTCAGTCAGAGAGAGCCAGGGCCCCCAGGGACCGCAGGGGGGAGTGACGCAAACCGCACAGCAatcgcagcagcagcagcagcctccgCAGCAGCACTTACTGAAGCCCACTATCAGCAAACAG GGGTCTCAGTCGCCTTCTACCCtgaatccccccacccctgcctcaGAGCGAACTGTAGCCTGGGTATCGAACATGCCTCACCTCTCAGCTGACATCGAGAGCTCACGCATTGACCGGGAGGAATTCAAGCTGAAGGAGTACTCCAAGAGCATGGACGAGTCACGTCTGGACAGG GTTCGGGAGTACGAGGAGGAGATCCACTCCCTGAAGGAGCGGCTGATGTTGTCCCATCGAAAGCTGGAGGAGTACGAGAGGCGGCTCCAGTCCCAGGAGCagcaaaccagcaaaatccTCCAGGAGTATCAAAGCCGTctggaggacagtgagaggaGGCTGAGGCAACAGCAGCTGGAGAAAGACTCCCAAATTAAAGGAATAATCAACAG GCTTATGGCGGTAGAAGATGAGTTGAGGGGTGGAGCTGTTTCTGATCTCAAACCTAGAATGTTCGCGGAGCAG GAGGAGCAGTTTTCCTCCCTGGGTTCTGCAGACCCCGGTGTGaatgctggaggaggaggaatgaCCATCGTTCCCGGCTCTGGAGCCTCTTCCTCGGGCGTCTCCTCTGCCAGCTCCCCTTGGAACGGAGTCCTCCCCCCACCCTtaactcctcctcctctcccccctcttcgTCTGCACCCAAACCAGAATGGAGAGCTCGGCGGCAGCCAAACATCCTCCACAATGACAGCCGTCATGGCACATGGGACCACGGCAACAGCAAGATCAGGAGGGGGAGCAG
- the syngap1b gene encoding synaptic Ras GTPase activating protein 1b isoform X9, with amino-acid sequence MEIPPTAPPQPFRQSSFLSRRLKGSIKRAKSQPKLDRTSSFRQMILPRFRSADQDRTRLMQSFKESHSHESLLSPSSAAEALDLTLDEDAIIKPVHSSILGQEYCFEVTTASGTKCFACRSAAERDKWIENLQRAVKPNKDNSRRVDNVLKLWIIEARELPAKKRYYCELCLDDMLYARTTSKPRTDTVFWGEHFEFNNLPAVRNLRLHLYKETDKKRRKEKSTYLGLVSIPISSITGRQFVEQWYPVIQPSVLAKGGGVGGGKIINASLRLKARYQTMSILPMELYKEFAEYVTNNYRTLCAVLEPLLSVKSKEEVACALVHILQSTGKAKDFLSDMAMCEVDRFMDREHLIFRENTLATKAIEEYLKLIGHKYLKDAIGEFIRALYESEENCEVDPMRTPPSVLPDHQANLRMCCELALCKIVNSHCVFPRELKEVFASWRVRCAERGREDIADRLISNSLFLRFLCPAIMSPSLFNLTQEYPDEQTSRTLTLIAKVVQNLANFSKFGSKEEYMWFMNEFLEMEWGSMQQFLYEISNLDSMTNAGGFEGYIDLGRELSILHSLLWEVMAQLSKDAIIKLGPLPRLLNDISMALRNPHLQRQPSHQTDRPPPERQTDRLLSRPSFNRGISSDYQSFMMRDLNSSIDITRLPSPTSGLSSGGVMSSRASMGGFADRDHQHRASKDVFYVTRPPLARSSPAYCTSSSDITEPDPKSVGDMLNSSQASISGLGSYGGLGGLGSGLGGPLRAGGRLSAGSGGSSMSGGLRLSQLSQMGTTTDSLSQQQQQQAAALRYPLSFQNPLFHMASDGPQLHHQHSRAQPPPPLLLAPEPETAHPAYIPAFGHGGFSRSEDLSTLRPGAAGLGQPSIIHSHSYSDDYTRHNQADYGRRQLSVHMQENIQQQQQQQHLGATPPSTVHPVRQTSIAPPQRVKSQTSHQLSVSSAAAPPPPAKVRPPSGNLLQSPESGFGGRQQAPRQQLSVKDSPAPGLPHQQSSVRESQGPQGPQGGVTQTAQQSQQQQQPPQQHLLKPTISKQGSQSPSTLNPPTPASERTVAWVSNMPHLSADIESSRIDREEFKLKEYSKSMDESRLDRVREYEEEIHSLKERLMLSHRKLEEYERRLQSQEQQTSKILQEYQSRLEDSERRLRQQQLEKDSQIKGIINRLMAVEDELRGGAVSDLKPRMFAEQEEQFSSLGSADPGVNAGGGGMTIVPGSGASSSGVSSASSPWNGVLPPPLTPPPLPPLRLHPNQNGELGGSQTSSTMTAVMAHGTTATARSGGGAAIHKASRKPIWNLIG; translated from the exons AGTTTCCTCAGTAGAAGGTTGAAGGGCTCCATCAAGCGGGCCAAGAGTCAGCCCAAACTGGACCGCACCAGCAGCTTCCGCCAAATGATTCTGCCCCGCTTCCGCAGCGCCGATCAGGACAG GACTCGTCTGATGCAGAGCTTCAAGGAGTCACACTCCCATGAGTCCTTGCTGTCCCCCAGCAGTGCAGCTGAGGCTCTAGACCTCACATTGGACGAGGATGCCATCATTAAACCTGTCCACTCCAGTATTCTAGGACAGGAATACTGCTTTGAG GTGACTACAGCATCGGGGACTAAGTGCTTCGCCTGTCGCTcggctgcagagagagacaaatggaTCGAGAATCTGCAGAGAGCCGTAAAACCCAACAAG GACAACAGCCGGCGGGTGGACAATGTCCTGAAGCTGTGGATCATTGAGGCGCGGGAGCTGCCGGCCAAGAAGCGCTACTACTGCGAGCTGTGCCTGGACGACATGCTGTACGCCCGCACCACCAGCAAGCCCCGCACCGACACCGTCTTCTGGGGTGAGCACTTCGAGTTCAACAACCTGCCGGCCGTCCGCAACCTGCGCCTGCACCTCTACAAGGAGACGGACAAGAAGAGACGCAAG GAGAAGAGCACTTACCTGGGCCTGGTCAGCATCCCTATCTCCAGTATCACGGGCCGGCAGTTCGTGGAGCAGTGGTACCCCGTCATCCAGCCCAGCGTCCTGGCCAAGGGAGGAGGTGTAGGGGGAGGCAAGATCATCAATGCCTCCCTGCGCCTCAAGGCCCGCTACCAGACCATGAGCATCCTGCCCATGGAGCTGTACAAGGAGTTTGCAGAGTACGTCACCAACAACTACCGCACGCTGTGCGCTGTGCTGGAGCCATTGCTGAGCGTCAAGAGCAAAGAGGAGGTGGCCTGTGCACTGGTGCACATACTGCAAAGCACTGGGAAGGCCAAG GACTTCCTGTCAGACATGGCAATGTGTGAGGTAGACAGATTCATGGACCGGGAACATCTCATATTCAGAGAGAACACTCTGGCCACCAAAGCCATAGAAGAGTACCTCAAGCTGATTGGACACAAGTACCTCAAGGATGCCATTG GTGAGTTCATAAGAGCTCTGTACGAATCAGAGGAGAACTGTGAGGTTGACCCTATGAGAACTCCGCCCTCCGTCCTGCCCGACCATCAAGCCAATCTCCGTATGTGTTGTGAGCTGGCGCTCTGCAAGATCGTCAACTCTCATTG TGTGTTTCCACGGGAGCTGAAGGAGGTCTTCGCCTCTTGGAGAGTCCGCTGTGccgagagggggagagaggacatCGCCGACCGCCTCATCAGCAACTCCCTCTTCCTGCGCTTCCTCTGCCCGGCCATCATGTCCCCGTCCCTCTTCAACCTGACCCAGGAGTACCCAGACGAGCAGACCTCCCGCACCCTAACCCTCATCGCCAAGGTGGTGCAGAACCTGGCCAACTTCTCCAA GTTTGGCAGTAAAGAGGAGTATATGTGGTTTATGAACGAATTCCTGGAGATGGAGTGGGGCTCCATGCAGCAGTTCCTGTACGAAATCTCCAACCTGGACAGCATGACCAATGCTGGGGGCTTCGAGGGCTACATCGACCTGGGCCGGGAGCTGTCCATTCTGCACAGTCTGCTGTGGGAGGTCATGGCCCAGCTCAGTAAG GATGCTATAATCAAACTGGGGCCCTTACCACGGCTCTTAAATGACATTAGCATGGCCCTGCGGAACCCCCACCTTCAGAGGCAGCCCAGCCACCAGACGGACAGACCACcccctgagagacagacagacagactgctcTCCCGGCCCAGCTTCAACCGGGGCATATCCTCAGACTACCAGAGCTTCATGATGAGAGACCTTAACAG TTCCATAGACATCACTCGACTGCCTTCACCTACCTCTGGTCTCTCCAGCGGCGGGGTCATGTCCTCGCGGGCGAGCATGGGGGGCTTCGCGGACCGGGACCACCAGCATCGGGCCTCTAAAGATGTATTCTACGTGACCCGCCCCCCTTTGGCTCGATCCAGCCCGGCCTACTGTACGAGCAGTTCTGACATTACCGAGCCAGACCCAAAG TCTGTGGGCGACATGCTCAACTCCTCCCAAGCCTCCATCTCCGGTCTGGGCAGCTATGGGGGGCTGGGAGGCCTCGGGAGTGGTCTCGGGGGGCCGCTGCGCGCAGGGGGACGCCTGTCGGCCGGCTCGGGGGGATCCAGCATGTCCGGCGGCCTGCGGCTGAGCCAGCTGAGCCAAATGGGGACCACCACGGACTCCCTgtcgcagcagcagcagcagcaagcgGCTGCCCTCCGCTACCCCCTGTCCTTCCAGAACCCCCTGTTCCACATGGCCTCCGACGGTCCCCAGCTGCACCACCAGCACAGCCGAGCCcagcctcctccacctctcctcctcgCTCCCGAGCCCGAGACCGCCCACCCCGCCTACATCCCAGCCTTCGGCCACGGCGGCTTCTCCCGCAGCGAGGACCTGTCCACCTTGCGACCCGGGGCAGCCGGCCTTGGCCAGCCCAGCATCATCCACTCCCACAGCTACAGCGACGACTACACCCGGCACAACCAGGCCGACTACGGCCGCCGGCAGCTGTCTGTCCACATGCAG GAAAAtatccagcagcagcagcagcagcagcaccttgGCGCCACACCTCCTTCCACCGTTCACCCAGTCCGCCAGACCTCCATCGCCCCCCCGCAGCGCGTCAAATCCCAGACCTCCCACCAGCTGTCAGTCAGTTCGGCGGCCGCTCCTCCACCCCCGGCCAAGGTGCGCCCGCCCAGTGGCAATCTCCTCCAATCCCCGGAGTCTGGATTCGGGGGCCGGCAACAGGCTCCCCGGCAACAGCTGTCTGTCAAGGACAGCCCCGCCCCTGGCCTGCCACACCAGCAGAGTTCAGTCAGAGAGAGCCAGGGCCCCCAGGGACCGCAGGGGGGAGTGACGCAAACCGCACAGCAatcgcagcagcagcagcagcctccgCAGCAGCACTTACTGAAGCCCACTATCAGCAAACAG GGGTCTCAGTCGCCTTCTACCCtgaatccccccacccctgcctcaGAGCGAACTGTAGCCTGGGTATCGAACATGCCTCACCTCTCAGCTGACATCGAGAGCTCACGCATTGACCGGGAGGAATTCAAGCTGAAGGAGTACTCCAAGAGCATGGACGAGTCACGTCTGGACAGG GTTCGGGAGTACGAGGAGGAGATCCACTCCCTGAAGGAGCGGCTGATGTTGTCCCATCGAAAGCTGGAGGAGTACGAGAGGCGGCTCCAGTCCCAGGAGCagcaaaccagcaaaatccTCCAGGAGTATCAAAGCCGTctggaggacagtgagaggaGGCTGAGGCAACAGCAGCTGGAGAAAGACTCCCAAATTAAAGGAATAATCAACAG GCTTATGGCGGTAGAAGATGAGTTGAGGGGTGGAGCTGTTTCTGATCTCAAACCTAGAATGTTCGCGGAGCAG GAGGAGCAGTTTTCCTCCCTGGGTTCTGCAGACCCCGGTGTGaatgctggaggaggaggaatgaCCATCGTTCCCGGCTCTGGAGCCTCTTCCTCGGGCGTCTCCTCTGCCAGCTCCCCTTGGAACGGAGTCCTCCCCCCACCCTtaactcctcctcctctcccccctcttcgTCTGCACCCAAACCAGAATGGAGAGCTCGGCGGCAGCCAAACATCCTCCACAATGACAGCCGTCATGGCACATGGGACCACGGCAACAGCAAGATCAGGAGGGGGAGCAG